One window of Nicotiana tomentosiformis unplaced genomic scaffold, ASM39032v3 Un00003, whole genome shotgun sequence genomic DNA carries:
- the LOC138903803 gene encoding uncharacterized protein translates to MQAYAKFLMEILTKKRKIEETLVVKLTEHCNAIFQNKLPQKCGDLRSFIIPCSLGTLNFDKSLCDSRASMNLMPLLIYRKLENEIGEIRSAPISLQLSDPKHITPEGIVEDILVWVDKFVFPVNFIVVEMEENKEIPLILGRLLLARGRALLDINEKKLMLRVGEETVTFKMDVENGVKKEKPAASLEWK, encoded by the coding sequence atgcaagcttatgcaaagttcttaatggagatccttacaaagaagaggaagatagaagagacattggtagtcaagctcacagagcattgcaatgCAATCtttcaaaacaaactcccacaaaagtgtggagatctaaGGAGTTTTattataccttgctctttaggcactcttaactttgataaatctttatgtgattccaGAGCCTCAATGAATCTAATGCCTTTGTTAATTTACAGGAAACTAGagaatgagattggagagataaggtctgcacccatATCATTGCAGTTGTCAGATCCAAAACACATAACACCTGAGGGGATAGTTGAAGATATCTTAGTGtgggtggataagtttgtatttccagTAAACTTTATAGTGGTGGagatggaggagaataaagagatacccctcatcctaggaagactaTTATTAGCAAGAGGTAGAGCACTATTAGATATAAATGAAAaaaagctcatgcttagagtgggggaAGAGACTGTAACATTCAAGATGGATGTAGAAAATGGGGTGAAAAAAGAGAAGCCAGCTGCAAGCCTTGAGTGGAAGTGA